The Desulfurobacteriaceae bacterium genomic sequence CTAAAACTTCTCTCTTTAAGAAAGGTAACTCCTCAAATATGTTATCAAAGGATAAAAGAGGAATAGCCCCTTCTTTGATTAACTTGTTTGTTCCTACGCTATAAGGAGAATCTATATTTCCTGGAATCGCAAAAACAACTCTTCCCTGTTCTAAAGCAAAGTTAGCAGTAATTAAAGCGTTACAA encodes the following:
- a CDS encoding DNA-processing protein DprA, which translates into the protein CNALITANFALEQGRVVFAIPGNIDSPYSVGTNKLIKEGAIPLLSFDNIFEELPFLKREVLEREQKIPEEFKKIYSVLKEKPMSVDELSEVLKENTAEIMAKLLEMEVAGIIKRDGNFYSVV